The region TCCTGAACCCAGTAAACCGGGGTTCCTTCCGGATAGGGTGCCAGGGCTGCTTCCAGATCTTCATGAGGCACCGGATAAAGCTGCTCGATTCGCACGATGGCCACATCGTCACGTTCGGTCTGACGACGGCGTTCGTTCAGATCATAATAGATCTTCCCGGTACACAGCAGAATCCGCTTCACTTTCTGCGGATTCAGATCGCTCGTATCGCCGATCACCTTCATGTAGGAACCAGAGGTCAGCGAACTGAAACTGGAAACCGCATCGCGATGTCGGAGCAGACTCTTGGGAGTCATGACGATCAGAGGCTTACGCCACTTGCGGATGACCTGACGTCTGAGCAGATGGAAGAACTGGTCCGGCGTAGTCGGTACCGCAATCTGAATATTACTTTCCGCCGCCAGTTGCAGGAAACGCTCGAAGCGGGCACTGGAGTGTTCCGGCCCCTGACCTTCAAAACCGTGAGGCAGCAGCATTACCATACCGCTGTAGCGCTGCCACTTGTCTTCTGCACTGACGATAAACTGATCGATGATGACCTGAGCCGCGTTGACGAAATCGCCAAACTGGGCTTCCCAGATAATCAGACCATCGGGACAGTCCAGGCTGTAGCCATAATCGAAACCTAAAACCCCTGCTTCGGAAAGCGGGCTGTTCACAATCTCGACGGTGCCCTGCCCTGAAACCAGGTGCTTGAGCGGGGTGTACTTTTTACCGGTCTTCACATCGTGCAGTACGGCATGACGATGGCTGAAAGTACCACGCTGTGCATCCTGACCGCTGACGCGAATCCGGTAACCTTCGGTCAGCAGTGACGCGAATGCCAGGGCTTCTGCCGTTCCCCAGTCCAGCTTCCGCTCTCCTGCGGCCATATCCTTACGGATCTGCAGCAAGCGTTTAATTTTCTTGTGTGGCGTAAAACCATCGGGCAATTCGGTCTGCTTCAGCAGCAAATTAGAGAGACTCTCCTCAGGAACTCCGGTATCGATCTGATCCGCGGGCAGTTCTTTTCCGCCGCGATAACCGGTCCAGATCCCGCCGGGCAGTTCGACCTTGTGAGGATAATTCTCGACCCGGGCAGCCGCCAGTTCGGATTCCAGATGCGAAACACTTTCTTCCTGTAACCGGTCGGCATCTTCTTCGGTGACCGACTTTCGTTCCAGCATCCGCTGCAGGAAGCTGTCGCGGACAGACGGCCGCTTGTCGATCACATCGTACATCAGAGGCTGAGTGAATGAAGGCTCATCCCCTTCGTTATGCCCACGACGACGATAGCAGTACATGTCGATGACCACGTCCCGATGGAATTCTTTGCGGAAATCCATTGCCAGACGGACAACCTGGGCCACTGCTTCCGGATCTTCACCATTCACATGGAAGATTGGAATCTGCAGCATCTTGGCCACATCGGTCGCGTAGGTCGAAGAACGACTCTGTGCGGGGTCGGTGGTGAAACCGATCTGATTATTCACGACTACATGAATCGTTCCCCCCGTGCGGTAGCCCCGCAGTTCGCTCAGGTTCAGGCTTTCCTGCACCACGCCTTCGCCGGCAAACGCGGCGTCACCGTGAATCAGCAGCACCATCCCCTTGGTCCGGTCAATGTTATGCCAGCGATCCTGTTTCGCCCGCATACGTCCCATGGCAACCGGGTTCACGAATTCCAGGTGGCTCGGGTTGAAACAGAGCGTCAGGTGGACGTTGTGTCCGGATTCGGTCATCCAGTCCGAGCTGTAACCCAGGTGGTATTTCACGTCGCCGCGTCCCACGCTCATTTCCGGAACCGAATCTTCGTATTCGCGGAAAATCTCACGAGGCTTTTTGCCCATGATATTGGTCAGCACGTTCAGACGACCGCGGTGGGCCATACCAAAGACGATTTCATCGACCCCCTGCTCACCTGCTTTTTCAATCGCCAGGTCGAGCAGTGGAATCAGACTTTCTGCCCCTTCCAGCGAGAAGCTCTTCAGGCCGACATACTTTTTCTGAATGAATTCTTCAAAGCCGACGGCGTCGGTCAGTCGACGCAGAATCCGCAGCGCTTCGGGACGTTCGAACTTGAGGAAGTTCGCCGTACTTTCCATTCGGGTCTGCAGCCATTCACGGACACGCAGACTGTCGATGTGCATGAACTGCGCACCGATCGAACGGCAGTAGGTGTTTTTCAGCCACTGAATCATTTCCCGCAGCGTTCGCTGTTTCGGACCACCGAAAGTGGAGGTCGAAAAGACGCGGTCGTAATCCCGCTCCGAGAAATCGTAAAACTCGGGCATCAGTTCAGCCGGTGTTGCCCGCTTTTTCCCCAACGGATCGAGCGACGCCAGAATGTGTCCCCGCACGCGATAGTTACGGATCAACTGGTCCAGACGTTCCTGCCGGTCGGCGATCTTCATGGTCTGACGATCGATGGCTTCATTCCGGACGGGAGCCGGCGGATTGAACATCGAATGACGTTTGAATGTGGGACCGAAACCCGGCTTGCGTTTACGGGCTGACTTCTGGGGGAACCTGGCAAAATAATTTCGCCATTCCTCGCTCACCGAACTGGGTGACTCCAGATAGCTCGTGTAGAGGTCTTCTACGAAGGTTAACGATTCCGAGCTTAATTCGTTAATTAAATCTTCGGGCAGCGAAACATCGCTGTGCCCGTTGCCGTCATGATGGGACGAAGCGGGATCTGGTTTATCTAACATTCTGCCCTCTCCGGGCTGTAATTAAGAACAACCGACATACGCCTCCTGCATCTCAGGAAACCTGAAAGAGCAGGAGTTCTGTCGCAGTTACGGTTTCGAAAAGATACTACTTCTACGATATCCTATAAGATCTGAGATTGAAAGCGCATCACTCCAGACCTCTTGCAGTATCATAAATAAAGTTAGCAAACTGCCATACGCTTTCCTACTCAACCGCTGCCAGTCTTTTATTCAATTTTTCAGGAAAAACCAGAATATCAGTCACCTGACGAATGGATGCAAGGCCCCGCCCCTGCGGCCTGCCAGCGCAATAAAAAACCGGCTCCGTTACACCAGGTAACGGGCCGGTTCAGAAGATCGTTGCCTGAGAAACTCAGGCTGTCATCAATAGACTAGGTCTGCTGCTGACGCACGACGCGTTTCCGGATGTCTGTTTCCAGAACACCGAAGGCCTGCTCATGCCGCTGCAGAGCCATTGAGAGAGCACTCAACAGACGCTTGGCTGTGTAGTGATTCAGAATGATCCGCTGTCCCACGTTGATTTCAGTGTTGGCGGGATCCAGTGGCTGCGGGTTCAGTCCCAGGTCCAGAATCAACTCTTCTGGAGTACTGGAAACGCGACAGAAATTGGCATAGCTGGCAATGACATTTGCATCATTAACCTTGACCTGCTGCTGCTGCTGAGCCGGGGCTTGAGCCTGTTCTGCAGCTGGTTCTGGTGTTGCTTCAGCTGGTTTGTCATCTTTCTTAGCACTCACGCTTGATTTCTCCTCAATGTTACAAAATCTGAAGAAGTTATTGGTTCCGGATATGGGACCTGTACGGACCGAGGATGAAGATCGCCTGCGGTAACAGGCAGTTCATCCCGGTAAAAAAAGATCAGTTCGTCCCGAGTTCCCTCAAGACACCTGAAACATAACATCGGCCTGTTCACTATTCAAGAACAGAAACCTAAGTCTTTCAAACTCTTACGAGACAGGGCATCGACCCTGACGAAAATTACTGTATGTTGTCAAAAAGCAACTCAATCGCCTATCTTTCCCACAGCAGCCAGTTGCCGTTGCACTTAAGAAAAAAGGCCCTGATATGTCATCATACGTCACATATCAGAGCCTGCTGAATTTAAATTCAGTGAATTAGCGATTTAAAGTATGGGACCTGCCCAGTCTGAGAAGACTTCATCAAAGTTGCCATCTCCATCCTGATCCAGTCCTGTCAGCTGCCAGTCGGCAGGATCCAGCTCACTCAATTCGTGACCCAGAATCTCGCCGGATTCGATGATCGACAGGCCGTGTTCCCGCAGCGACTGAACGAACTCTTCATTCAGGCCTTCCAGCAGTGTCAGATCCAGTTCACTCGGCTCTGCTCCCTGGGAGAGCTGATTCAAGGTGTTCCAGACCTGATTCCAGATCACAGGCAGATTCGAGCCTGCAGGGTCACTCTGGCTTCCAGTGGCGTCGAAGCTGACCTGAGCCAGTTCTACCAGGGGAGCCAGCGTCTGGACTGCTTCTGGCAGAACCGTTTCATCGCTGCCTGTCAGAGGCAGATTTGCCATCAGCGGAGCATTGACGCCCACCAGAATCTCGAAGTCGCCAGACGCAGCCGTCTCATGAGCGGTCTGCAGAATCAATGCATCCAGAATCGAAGGCAGTTTCCGCACACCCGGATCCAGTGTCGCGTTCATGACGTCGCCGTCATGTACCGAATCATCCAGGTGCAGGCCATCGTCTGTCAGCGTTGCTTCAAATCCGTTGCCGACGAAACTCAGCGTACCACCTACGCCCACCTGAACGTGGCTTTCGAATGGTGCATAAGTGTCTGTGAAGCCGGCAACGTGACCGATTTCATGCAGCAGCACGGTCAACAGGTCGTAATGACCAACCGCATCGGAATTGATGTCAGCCGTGTAAGACACGCCCCCTTCCAGCTCGCCACCGCCAAAGGCAGTTGTCGAAATGTCAGAGTACCAGCCCAGGCCGGCGGCATCGTCGTCCAGTGTCACAATCCCGGCGACAGGTCGTCCCTGTTCGTCGACTGCGGTGATCTGGCCTTCACCCAGTTGAGTGCCGCCCAGGTCAGTGATCACCAGCTGGATATCCAGAGGCTCATCCATTCCCAAAGCGTCCTGCCAGATGCTCAGTGCCGTATCCATTACCTGATCGATCGAAGAGTCACCACTGATGTTGGTGGTCTTACCATACCAGCGTTGCAGGAAGTTCGACGGGTAGACTACATCCCTGTCCCCGCCTTTCGAAACTCCATAGTTGGTGGCAAAGAACGTCAGGTCTTTGAAGTTGACATCACCACTCTTATCGGCATCCAGGGCCCAGACATAAGGTGAATCCGTATCGAGCACATTCTGGTTGTAGACCGAAGCCAGAATCGTCAGATCCTTGAAGTCAATGACATCATCATCATTCACATCATAGGCGATCGCCCACAGGTCTGTTTCGGGAGCATCGCCCACCAGCAGGGTGGTCTCTGTGTCATCTGTCAGGCTGACACTCACATTGCTCAACGAGAGCCCCAGGGCATGTGGACCGATGAATTTATCCTCGAAGTCAATCGAG is a window of Gimesia chilikensis DNA encoding:
- a CDS encoding 2-oxoglutarate dehydrogenase E1 component produces the protein MLDKPDPASSHHDGNGHSDVSLPEDLINELSSESLTFVEDLYTSYLESPSSVSEEWRNYFARFPQKSARKRKPGFGPTFKRHSMFNPPAPVRNEAIDRQTMKIADRQERLDQLIRNYRVRGHILASLDPLGKKRATPAELMPEFYDFSERDYDRVFSTSTFGGPKQRTLREMIQWLKNTYCRSIGAQFMHIDSLRVREWLQTRMESTANFLKFERPEALRILRRLTDAVGFEEFIQKKYVGLKSFSLEGAESLIPLLDLAIEKAGEQGVDEIVFGMAHRGRLNVLTNIMGKKPREIFREYEDSVPEMSVGRGDVKYHLGYSSDWMTESGHNVHLTLCFNPSHLEFVNPVAMGRMRAKQDRWHNIDRTKGMVLLIHGDAAFAGEGVVQESLNLSELRGYRTGGTIHVVVNNQIGFTTDPAQSRSSTYATDVAKMLQIPIFHVNGEDPEAVAQVVRLAMDFRKEFHRDVVIDMYCYRRRGHNEGDEPSFTQPLMYDVIDKRPSVRDSFLQRMLERKSVTEEDADRLQEESVSHLESELAAARVENYPHKVELPGGIWTGYRGGKELPADQIDTGVPEESLSNLLLKQTELPDGFTPHKKIKRLLQIRKDMAAGERKLDWGTAEALAFASLLTEGYRIRVSGQDAQRGTFSHRHAVLHDVKTGKKYTPLKHLVSGQGTVEIVNSPLSEAGVLGFDYGYSLDCPDGLIIWEAQFGDFVNAAQVIIDQFIVSAEDKWQRYSGMVMLLPHGFEGQGPEHSSARFERFLQLAAESNIQIAVPTTPDQFFHLLRRQVIRKWRKPLIVMTPKSLLRHRDAVSSFSSLTSGSYMKVIGDTSDLNPQKVKRILLCTGKIYYDLNERRRQTERDDVAIVRIEQLYPVPHEDLEAALAPYPEGTPVYWVQEEPENMGAWRFIYCRFKGNLFGRHPLHGVYRPASASPATGSGRSHQFEQEMLITESFRDDS
- a CDS encoding DUF3467 domain-containing protein, which produces MSAKKDDKPAEATPEPAAEQAQAPAQQQQQVKVNDANVIASYANFCRVSSTPEELILDLGLNPQPLDPANTEINVGQRIILNHYTAKRLLSALSMALQRHEQAFGVLETDIRKRVVRQQQT